The Variovorax sp. PMC12 genome segment GACCGCGTCACGGTCTACCGCGTGCTCGACCGGCTGGTCGAGGCCGGCCTGTGCGACCGCCGCGTGGGCGCCGACCGGGTCAACCGCTTCTCGCGCCATGTCGAGGCCGCCTCGGGCAACACCTTCGAATGCGACCAGTGCCACAAGGTGCTGGCCCTGCCGTCCGACCCGGAACTGCCGAAGGTGATGGGCCGGCTGGGCAAGGCGCTGCGCAAGCAGGGCATCGACACCCGCAACACCGCGCTCACGCTGCACGGCACCTGCGGAGAGTGCGCAAGGTAGCTTCAGCCGTTCACGCGTTCCAGGACGGGAAGGGATCGGGAAAGTTCTGCCACCACGAGGCGCCGAAGCGCATCTCGTTTTCCGTCAGCAGGCAGGCGTCGAGCCGCGCGCGCAGCGCGTCTTCATCCATGCCGATGCCGATCAGCACCAGCTCCTGCCGCGCGTCGCCCGTGGCCGGGTCCCAGTTCCTGCGGATCAGCTCCAGCGCCTCCGGGTCGGTCGGCCAGTGCTCGCGCGGCACCGCCGCCCACCAGAAGCCCGCTGCACCGTAGCGGCAGGCGCCGCCGGCCTGCGACCACGAGCCCGCGCGGGTGGCGCGGCTCGCGAGCCAGAAGAAGCCCTTGGAGCGCACCACGCCCTCCCACTCGCTCTGCACCAGCTTCCAGAATCGCATCGGGTGGAACGGCAGGCGCGAACGGTAGACGAAGCTGCGGATGCCGTATTCCTCGGTCTCGGGCACGTGTTCGCCGCGCAACTCGGCCAGCCAGCCGGGCGCCTGCTCGGCCTCGTCGAAGTCGAACAGGCCGGTGTCCAGCACCCGGTCGAGCGCCACGCGGCCGAACTCCGACACTTCGATGCGGGCGCGCGGATTCAGGCTGCGCAGGATCGCCATCAGCCGCTCCCGTTCCTCGACGCTGACGAGGTCGATCTTGTTGACCACCAGCACGTCGCAGAACTCGATCTGCTCGATCAGCAGGTCGACCACGGTGCGCGTGTCCTCGTCGCCGAGCGACTGTCCGCGACTGCCGAGGCTGTCGGCCGAGCTGTAGTCGCGCAGGAAGTTGAAGGCATCGACCACCGTCACCATGGTGTCGAGCCGCGCCACGTCGGCCAGGCTCTTGCCGTCTTCACCGGCGAAGGTGAAGGTCTCCGCCACGGGCAGCGGCTCGGAGATGCCGGTGGACTCGATCACCAACTGGTCGAAGCGCCCCTCCTTCGCGAGCCGGCCCACCTCCACCAGCAGGTCTTCGCGCAGGGTGCAGCAGATGCAGCCGTTGCTCATCTCGACCAGCTTCTCGTCGGTGCGCGACAGCTGCGCGCCGCCGTCGCGCACCAGCGCGGCGTCGATGTTGACATCGCTCATGTCGTTGACGATGACCGCCACGCGGCGGCCTTCGCGGTTGTGGAGGATGTGGTTCAGCAGCGTGGTCTTGCCGGCACCGAGAAAGCCGGAGAGCACGGTGACGGGGAGGCGATCGGCCATGGGGGCAGCTTCCATATATGCAACAGAATTGCATTATATGGATCAACGCAACTTGGTTGCGTTTGCCGCTCAGTATTGGAGTTGGGGATACCAGTCCTTGCCCCGCCCTTCGGGCGTCATGTCCAGCAGGTTCCAGATCGGCATGGCGTCGGGCGCGCCGCGCGGGTCCTGCCCCGGGTCGGCAGTGCCGGGGCTCATCTCGGCCGCCCAGAAATGGCGGATGGTCTCGCCGTCGCGCCGGAACACGTTGAACGCCGGGTTGTCGCCGCCGTCGGGCTTCTCTCCGGCGTAGTCGCGGTTGAAATCGTTGCCGCCCGACGAGTACAGCGGCAGGTGGCGCCAGCCACGTTCCCTTGCAAAGGCCGCCATGCGGTCGATGGGCGAGGTGGCGATCACCGCAAACGCCACGCGCTGCAGGATGTCGGGCATTTCGCCGTCGTAGGCGCTGAGCAGCGAGGTGCACATGGAGCATGGCCGCTCCCGCTTCGGGCCGAACATCCAGTTGTAGGTGATGAGGGTGCCGTGCCTGCCGAACAGCTCGGAGAATTTCACCGGGCCGTCGGTGCCCTGGAACAGGTAGTCCTGCGGCACGATGCCGCCCGGCGGAAGCGCGCGGCGCATCTCCGCCACGCGCTCGATGCGGCGGCGCAGATCGATTTCTTCGGCGAGCAGTTCGGTGCGCGCCTTGCGGTACTCGGCGCTTTCGCCGGGAAAGCGGACGGGGTTGGACCTTGCGAGCTGGCTGGCCGAAGCAAGGCCCAAGGAGTCTGCACTGGAAGACATGGCGGATCACCTCCTGAAGCCCGGAAGATGGGCATTGACGTCGATCGCGGCGCCATATTGGCCCCGAACATTGCGCCGCGCCAGTACGCGCTTTTCCCCTGCCGGACCTGGAGTTGTCCTACGCCGCCCTACATTTCGAACGCCTCGACCTGCCGCCCGTCGACGTCGGTGAAGCCGTAGGCACGCGCCAGGTCGGCCACGCGCAGCACTTCGCCGGTCTTGTCCATCACCGCGGGGTCGGCAGCCAGCGCGGCCACCGCCCGGCCCAGATAGCGCGGCGATTCGGTGCGCGCGAGTTCGGGCTTCTCCTGCCAGTGCGCCTCGTCGGTCTTGTGCCCGGCCAGCACGAATTCCGTGCGCATCCAGCCCGGCGACACCGCGACGGACGCCACGCCGTGCGGCTTCAGTTCATGCGCCATGCCGAAGGCCAGCCGCGTCATCGACGCCTTGGCCAGGTCGTAGAACAGGCTGCCGCGCAGGTAGCGGCCCCGGTCCCAGAAGGTGGTGGTGACGATCAGCCCCTTCTTCTGCCGCACCAGCATTGGCGCGGCGCAGCGGCTGGCCACCAGATGGTTGCGCACGCCGCGGTCGAACATCGTGTCCCAGTTCGATAGCGGATGTTCCCAGAACGGCGCCTCGAACACGCCGTTGAAACTCTCGTGGCCGCCCCAGGCGTTGTTGACGAGCAGGTCGAGGCGGCCATGCTCGCGGTCCACGCGATCGAACAGCGCGGCCACTTCGTCTTCACGGGTGTGGTCGCATTGCACGGCGATGCCCCGGCCACCCTGGCGCGTGACCTCCTCGGCCGTGTCGTCGATGCTTCCGGGCAGCGCCTTCAGGTCCGACAGGGCCAGCAGTTGGCCGTAGCTGGAGGCAGGCTGGTCTCGCGTGCTGCGTCCGGTGACGTACACGGTGGCGCCGGCCGCGCCCAGTTCGACCGCGATGCCGCGCCCTGCGCCCCGGCTCGCGCCCGTGACCACAGCCACGCAGTCCTTCAGCGGACGGTCGGTGCTTTCTTCTTTCTGCATCTTTTTCGGCTCCTTGCTTGAGAGCGCATGACGATAGGCCGCGCTCAGCCGCCCGTCTTGGAAGAAACCGAAACCGTTCGCCCGAGGAATTCGGTCGGCGTGACGCCGCACAGCGCGCGGAACTCGTTGACGAGGTGCGACTGGTCGTAGAAGCCGCCTTCCAGCGCAAGGTCGGCCCAGTCCGGCGCCGGCCGCTGCCGCAGCGCGCGCAGGCAGCCGTGCATCCGCGCGAGCCGGCTCCAGGTGCGCGGCGACAGGCCGACGTGTGCATGAAAAAGCTGCTGCAGCCGACGTTCGCCGACGCCGACCGCCACCGCCACATCGCGCAACGGCAGCCGCCCTTCGGACGCTGCGATCAACCGCGTCGCATGCGTGGCGATGTCGTTGCCCGCGATGCGGCTGCCGCGCAGGCGATGCAGCAGCGCGGCATGCAACAGCGCGACACGCTGGGCGTCGCCGGGCGCTTCGGCCATGCGCTCGAGCAGCGCCGAACCCTCCCCTCGCCACAGCGCATCGAGATGGACCGCGCCGCCGCCGATCTCACCGGCCGGCAGCCCGAGCAAGCAGGCAGCGGCGCCAGGGCGCAGGGTGACGGAAAGCCCCTCGACTTGGCCCCGCATGCGCACCACGACCGGTGCGGCCGAGGCGCCGATGGCCTCTACCTCCAGGCCGTCCCCGTCGCCAGCAGACGGCGCGTCGCCGAAGTTGAAGACCAGCCGCACCGCCCCGTCGGGCAGCACGCGCTCGCGCATCTCGTGGCCGTCGGCAAAAGTTTCGCGGTACAGCATGAGGTGCGACACATGCCCGCGCAACGCGGCACCCACCGCAAACGCGCGCAGCGTGCCGGCGGGCACGGCCGATTCCGGCCCGTGCAGGGGGTCGTCTTCGAGCCGGAGGAAAAGGCGTTCGCCCATGGGTGCCGATTGTGTTGAAAAAGAGGCCACCTCAGGTCGCTGAAAATCGGCCTCTCCACTTTTTCGGTACCGTCCGCCGCATGCCCGCCACCGCCCTGCCCGTTCTCTACTCGTTCCGCCGCTGCCCGTACGCCATGCGCGCGCGGCTCGCACTGGCGGCCGCGGAGCAAGCCTGCGAGCTGCGCGAGGTGGCGCTGAAGAACAAGCCCCCGGAAATGCTCGCCGCCTCGCCCAAGGGCACGGTGCCGGTGCTGCTGCCCGGCGACGGCACGGTGCTGGAGCAGAGCCTGGACGTGATGCTCTGGGCGCTGCGCCGCAACGATCCGCTGCGCTGGCTGCAGCCCGAGGCCGGCACGCTCGCTGACATGCTCGCGCTGGTCGCCGAATGCGACGACCGCTTCAAGCCCCTGCTGGACCGCTACAAGTACCCCGACCGCCATGCGGACGGCGGCGCGCCGGCCCGCGAACAGGGCGCGCTGTTCCTGCGCGGCCTCGAAGACCGGCTCTCGGCCGCGCCGCAGCTCGCCGGCCGCCACGCCACCCTGGCAGACGCCGCGCTGATGCCCTTCGTGCGCCAGTTCGCGATGGTCGACGCCGCATGGTTCGCCGCGCAGCCGTGGCCCCGCCTGCAGGCCTGGCTCGACGGCTGGACCGGCTCCGGACTGTTCGAACGCGTCATGCAGAAGTACGCGCCGTGGAAGGCGGGCGAGGCCGGCGTCCGGTTCTAGCCGGACATGACCGCCGCGGAAGCGCGCTGGATGCACTCGATGAAGTGCTGCGCCGCCGGCGTCGACAACTGTCCCCTGCGCCGCAGCACGCACACATTGAGCATGGGCAGTGCCTCGTCCACGTCGACCCGGCGGATGCCGTGGCGCTTGAAAGTCAGCTTGACCAGCGGCTCGACGAACAGGCCGATCAAATCCATGTTCCCCACCAGCCCCAGCGCCACCGTCACCGACTGCCCCTGGATGATGCGCGAGGGCGGCGGAAGCCCGAGCGGCGTGAACAGCGGCGCCACCGACTCGCGCCCCCGGTGGTCGTCGCCCGGCAATATCCATTCGGCCGGGTACAGGTCGAGCAGCGAGCGCGCCCCGCGCAGCGGATGGCGGTTGCGCATGCCCACCACCAGCTGCACCGGAAACAGCTCCAGCGCCTCGAACTGCGGATCGAGCGTGCCCGGCACCACGTGGGCCACCGCGAAGTCGAGGTAGCCGTCGCGCAGCCGCGCCAGCATCCACGGCAGCACCGCTTCGCTGAACTGCACGTCGACGGCGGGCAGGCGGGTGTGGAAATCCTTGAACGCGGGCGGCAGCACGGTGAGCGCGAACGATGCGCTCACCGCCATCGACACCGAGCCGGTGGCGCCGTCGCGGATCTGCGCGATTTCGTCGCGCGCGCGCTGCATGTCGGCCAGCAGCAGCCGCGCGCGCGGCGCAAAGGCCTGGCCGAACTCGGTGAGCCGCACGCCCTTGACGCTGCGCTCCACCAGCGGCGCGCCGACCTCGCGCTCCAGCTCGCGCACGATCTTCGTCACCGCGGGCTGCGACAGCCCCAGCACCCGGGCCGCGGCGCGGATGCTCATCTGCTCGACCACCGCCACGAAGGCGTGCAACTGATTGGGCTTCATGACAACCAAAAGTTATCGTTATGGCCCAATTATTGTCTTTTCATGACAGCGGCGAGTCTCTAGCATCCGGCGCGGCCAGGGGCATACATACCTTCGGCAGACATCCATACAAAGCAAGCACACACTGGAGAGACATGAGCATCCCAAGCAACCCGCCGGCATCGAGCCCCGCGCGCCGGCGCCAGACCATCGTTGCCACCACCATCGGCAACGGCCTGGAGTTCTTCGACTTCACCGTCTACGGCTTCCTGGCGCTCGTGATCGGCAAGCTCTTCTTTCCGACCTTCAACTCCTACGGGCAACTGCTGCTGACGGTGGCGAGCTTCGGCGTGGGCTTCATCATGCGGCCGCTGGGCGGCATCGTCATCGGCGCCTACGCGGACCGCGCGGGCCGCAAGAAGGCCATGACGCTCACCATCTTCCTGATGGCGCTGGGCTGCGCGCTGATCGCGTTCACGCCCACCTACGCGAGCATCGGCGTCGCGGCGCCGATCGTCATCGTGCTGGCGCGGCTCATCCAGGGTTTCTCGGCCGGCGGCGAGGTGGGCGCTTCGACCACCCTGCTGGTGGAACACGCCACGCCGGCCAACCGCGGCTACATGGCGAGCTGGCAGTTCGCCAGCCAGGGCCTGGGCGTGCTGATGGGCGCCGTGGTGGTGGGCGTGCTCACGACCGCGCTCTCGGCCGAATCCATGCAGAGCTGGGGCTGGCGCGTGCCCTTCGTGATCGGCATGCTGATCGCGCCGGTGGGCATCTACATCCGCCGCCACCTCGAAGAGTCGCTGCACATCTCGCCGGCCGAAGCCGCCGCGCCGCGCGAAAGCAGCCTGAAGATCGTCTGCACGCAGCACGGCAAGACGGTGTGGCCGCCATCCTCACGCTGGTGGGCGGCACCACGGCGGCCTACGTGGTCACGTTCTACATGCCGACCTATGCGGTGCGCGAGCTCGGGTTCACGCCCTCGGTGGCGCTGTTCGGCGCGGCGCTCACCGGCCTCATCTCTTTCGCTTTCGCGCCCTTCGTGGGCAAGCTGTCCGACGTGGTGGGCCGCAAGCCGCTGATCCTGTGGAGCCGCATCGCGCTGGCCGTGCTCATCTACCCGGGCTTCCTGTGGCTCAACGCCTCGCCCACGCCCAAGGTTCTTTTCGTGGTGCTCGGCGTCTTCAGCTTCGGCCTGGTGGTGCAGACGGTGCCCGGCATCACGATGCTGCCGGAGATGTTTCCGAAGGCGGTGCGCGCGAGCGGCATGTCGCTGGTGTACAGCGTGGGCGTGGCTCTCTTCGGCGGCTTCGCGCCCTTCATCAGCACCTGGCTGCTGAACGCAACGGGCAGCAAGCTGGCGCCGGCCTGGTACCTGGTGGCGATGACGGTCGTCTCGCTGCTCGGCCTGCTCTGGCTGCGCGACCATACCGGCCGCGACATCGACGCCGCGGGCGCCCACGCGGCCTCTGCCTGAAGAGTTCCTCCCGATATTCCAAGCACAGGAGTCCCCACCTCATGACGACACAACGCTCCGCCGCCACGCGGCATTTCTCAGGCACATATGCCGAAGCCCGCGCCAAGTTCCTCGACGCCGCCGCACAGCGCGGCGCGGCCGTCGAGTCGTTCGTGCTCGATGCGCACCGCGGCGCGCTCGGCGAAGAGCTCGCCACCGACGTTGCGCTCATCGGCGCCATCGACGCGAAGAAGCTGCTGCTCGTGACCTCGGGCACGCACGGCCCCGAAGGCTTCAGCGGCTCGGGCGCGCAGATCGCCACGCTGAACGACGCCGACCTGCTCTCTCGCCTGGAGCAGGCCGGCGTGGCGCTGCTGCTGGTGCATGCCGTCAATCCGCATGGCTTTTCGCACCTGCACCGCACCAACGAAGACAACATCGACCTGAACCGCAACCACATCGACTTCAATGCGCCGCTGCCGGTGAACGCCGCGTACGCCGAAGTCGAGCCGCTGGTGCTGCCCGCCAGCTGGCCGCCCACGCCCGCCGACGAGGCCGCCGTGGGCGCCTATATCCAGAAGCACGGCATGACCGCTTTCCGCGCGGCCGTGACCAAGGGCCAGTACACCTCGCCCGACGGCCTGTTCTACGGCGGCACCGCGCCGTCGTGGAGCAACGGGACCATCCGCAAGATCCTGCGCAAGTACGCGGCCTCGGCCACGCACCTGGGCTGGATCGACGTGCACACCGGCCTGGGCCCCTACGGCCACGGCGAGAAGATCTACCCGGGCCGCAACACGCCCGAAGACCTGGCGCTGGCCCACGCCTGGTGGGGCGCCGACGTGTTCGCGCCGTTCGCGGGCGACTCGGCCTCGGCCGACGTGTCGGGCCCGGTCATCTCGACCGCTTACGACGAATGCCCGAACGCGCGCATCGCGCCCATGGGCCTGGAGTTCGGCACCCTGCCCGACCTGGAGGTGCTGAACCGCCTGCGCGCCGACACCTGGCTGCGCCGCCACCCCGAAGCGCCCGACGCGCAGAAGCGCGAGATTCGCCAGCAGCTGCGCGACGCCTTCTACTGCGACAACGAGGAATGGAAGGGCATGGTGCTGGGGCAGACCCGCGTCGTTCTATTGCAAACGCTGCAGGGCCTGCGCAAAGCCTGATCGCTCACTCGAATTTGGGCGCGCGCCGTTCGCGCAGCGAGGCAACGCCCTCGCGCACGTCGGCGCCTGCAAAGCCCATGAATTCGAGTGCCAGCGACGCGTCGAAGGTCGGCCCGGCCTGGCGCAGCCAGTTGTTCAGCGCGTACTTGGTGAGGCGAATCGCGCTCTGGCTGCCGGCCGCGAGCCGGTCGGCCACCTCGTAGGCGCGCGGCAGCAGGTCGGCTTCGTCCACCACGAGCGACACGAGGCCGATGCGCTCGGCCTCTTCGCCGCTCACCGGCTCGCACAGCAGCAGGTGGTACTTGGCCTTGGCCATGCCGCACAGCAGCGGCCACACGATGGCCGCATGGTCGCCCGCCGCCACGCCCAGTCGCGTATGGCCGTCGACGATCTTCGCGTTTTTGGTGGCAATGGAAATGTCGGCCAGCAGGCCCGCCACCAGCCCCGCGCCCACGGCCGGGCCGTGCATGGCGCTGACGATGGGCTTGTCGCAGTTGATGATGTTGTAGACCAGGTCGCGCGCCTCGCGCCACACGCGCTGGCGCACCGCGTCGTCGGTGGTCATGTCCTGCACCATCGCCAGGTCGCCGCCGCCCGAGAAGCCCTGGCCCTCGCCCCGCAGCACCGCGCAGCGCACCGTGTCGTCGGCCGACACGTCGCGCCATATCTCGGCGAGTTCGCGGTGGCCGTCGTGCCCGGCCGTCGGCAGCTTGCCGTTCGCCGCGCGCATCTGGATGTCGAGCACCGCGCCGTTCGCGCCCCGGCGCGTGATGGCAAGGGTCTGATAGCGGGTGTAGTCCATGGCGGATCCGTCTTTCTTATTTCTTGGCGGCGATCTCGCGGCAGCGCCGAACGTTGCCGTCGAAGCGCGCCGCGAGGCCGGGCTCGCACGCATCGTCGCCGGGGGTGAGCTTGCACATGCCAACCACCACGTAGTCCATGACCGCCGACGTGCACATCGGGTAGGCCGCGAGCTCGGGGTTGGCCTTGACCTTGAAGCCCCAGCGGTCCGAGAACTCCACCGTGCGCGCCATCGCGTCGTGGAAGAAGCCGCGGTCCTTTGCGGCGATGGCGGCCTCCATGCGCGGCAGTTCCTCGTTCAGGTAGCCGACCGCATCGAGCGGGAAGTCGGCGGGATTCTGCTGCGCCGTGGCCATGGATGCGGCCAGCACCAGGGGCAAGGCAGAAAAGATGCGCAAGGCCGGAGCGAGCGCGGAACGAAGGGACGGGCTTTGAGGGTGCATGGCCGTGAATTCTGCAACGTTTTGAAGCACTTTTGAATGAGCGGCGATGCGCGGGCGCGACGGCGCCTACTTTCCCTTCTTCTGCTTGTCGTACTTGCGCCAGTACTGGAACTCGTCCTCGTGCACTTCGAGGTCGATCTCCGAAATGCGCATCTGCAGCCGTTCCTG includes the following:
- a CDS encoding Fur family transcriptional regulator, whose translation is MKTTTPQPKPPLAASAAAAPFDSERLLRDSGLRVTRAAQTVLELLERSSQPLTHEEVAAAYTATAGEAPDRVTVYRVLDRLVEAGLCDRRVGADRVNRFSRHVEAASGNTFECDQCHKVLALPSDPELPKVMGRLGKALRKQGIDTRNTALTLHGTCGECAR
- the zigA gene encoding zinc metallochaperone GTPase ZigA; the protein is MADRLPVTVLSGFLGAGKTTLLNHILHNREGRRVAVIVNDMSDVNIDAALVRDGGAQLSRTDEKLVEMSNGCICCTLREDLLVEVGRLAKEGRFDQLVIESTGISEPLPVAETFTFAGEDGKSLADVARLDTMVTVVDAFNFLRDYSSADSLGSRGQSLGDEDTRTVVDLLIEQIEFCDVLVVNKIDLVSVEERERLMAILRSLNPRARIEVSEFGRVALDRVLDTGLFDFDEAEQAPGWLAELRGEHVPETEEYGIRSFVYRSRLPFHPMRFWKLVQSEWEGVVRSKGFFWLASRATRAGSWSQAGGACRYGAAGFWWAAVPREHWPTDPEALELIRRNWDPATGDARQELVLIGIGMDEDALRARLDACLLTENEMRFGASWWQNFPDPFPSWNA
- a CDS encoding DUF899 family protein, whose translation is MSSSADSLGLASASQLARSNPVRFPGESAEYRKARTELLAEEIDLRRRIERVAEMRRALPPGGIVPQDYLFQGTDGPVKFSELFGRHGTLITYNWMFGPKRERPCSMCTSLLSAYDGEMPDILQRVAFAVIATSPIDRMAAFARERGWRHLPLYSSGGNDFNRDYAGEKPDGGDNPAFNVFRRDGETIRHFWAAEMSPGTADPGQDPRGAPDAMPIWNLLDMTPEGRGKDWYPQLQY
- a CDS encoding SDR family oxidoreductase, with the protein product MQKEESTDRPLKDCVAVVTGASRGAGRGIAVELGAAGATVYVTGRSTRDQPASSYGQLLALSDLKALPGSIDDTAEEVTRQGGRGIAVQCDHTREDEVAALFDRVDREHGRLDLLVNNAWGGHESFNGVFEAPFWEHPLSNWDTMFDRGVRNHLVASRCAAPMLVRQKKGLIVTTTFWDRGRYLRGSLFYDLAKASMTRLAFGMAHELKPHGVASVAVSPGWMRTEFVLAGHKTDEAHWQEKPELARTESPRYLGRAVAALAADPAVMDKTGEVLRVADLARAYGFTDVDGRQVEAFEM
- a CDS encoding helix-turn-helix domain-containing protein gives rise to the protein MGERLFLRLEDDPLHGPESAVPAGTLRAFAVGAALRGHVSHLMLYRETFADGHEMRERVLPDGAVRLVFNFGDAPSAGDGDGLEVEAIGASAAPVVVRMRGQVEGLSVTLRPGAAACLLGLPAGEIGGGAVHLDALWRGEGSALLERMAEAPGDAQRVALLHAALLHRLRGSRIAGNDIATHATRLIAASEGRLPLRDVAVAVGVGERRLQQLFHAHVGLSPRTWSRLARMHGCLRALRQRPAPDWADLALEGGFYDQSHLVNEFRALCGVTPTEFLGRTVSVSSKTGG
- a CDS encoding glutathione S-transferase, producing MPATALPVLYSFRRCPYAMRARLALAAAEQACELREVALKNKPPEMLAASPKGTVPVLLPGDGTVLEQSLDVMLWALRRNDPLRWLQPEAGTLADMLALVAECDDRFKPLLDRYKYPDRHADGGAPAREQGALFLRGLEDRLSAAPQLAGRHATLADAALMPFVRQFAMVDAAWFAAQPWPRLQAWLDGWTGSGLFERVMQKYAPWKAGEAGVRF
- a CDS encoding LysR family transcriptional regulator — its product is MKPNQLHAFVAVVEQMSIRAAARVLGLSQPAVTKIVRELEREVGAPLVERSVKGVRLTEFGQAFAPRARLLLADMQRARDEIAQIRDGATGSVSMAVSASFALTVLPPAFKDFHTRLPAVDVQFSEAVLPWMLARLRDGYLDFAVAHVVPGTLDPQFEALELFPVQLVVGMRNRHPLRGARSLLDLYPAEWILPGDDHRGRESVAPLFTPLGLPPPSRIIQGQSVTVALGLVGNMDLIGLFVEPLVKLTFKRHGIRRVDVDEALPMLNVCVLRRRGQLSTPAAQHFIECIQRASAAVMSG
- a CDS encoding MFS transporter, producing the protein MPTYAVRELGFTPSVALFGAALTGLISFAFAPFVGKLSDVVGRKPLILWSRIALAVLIYPGFLWLNASPTPKVLFVVLGVFSFGLVVQTVPGITMLPEMFPKAVRASGMSLVYSVGVALFGGFAPFISTWLLNATGSKLAPAWYLVAMTVVSLLGLLWLRDHTGRDIDAAGAHAASA
- a CDS encoding M14 family metallopeptidase translates to MTTQRSAATRHFSGTYAEARAKFLDAAAQRGAAVESFVLDAHRGALGEELATDVALIGAIDAKKLLLVTSGTHGPEGFSGSGAQIATLNDADLLSRLEQAGVALLLVHAVNPHGFSHLHRTNEDNIDLNRNHIDFNAPLPVNAAYAEVEPLVLPASWPPTPADEAAVGAYIQKHGMTAFRAAVTKGQYTSPDGLFYGGTAPSWSNGTIRKILRKYAASATHLGWIDVHTGLGPYGHGEKIYPGRNTPEDLALAHAWWGADVFAPFAGDSASADVSGPVISTAYDECPNARIAPMGLEFGTLPDLEVLNRLRADTWLRRHPEAPDAQKREIRQQLRDAFYCDNEEWKGMVLGQTRVVLLQTLQGLRKA
- a CDS encoding enoyl-CoA hydratase/isomerase family protein — encoded protein: MDYTRYQTLAITRRGANGAVLDIQMRAANGKLPTAGHDGHRELAEIWRDVSADDTVRCAVLRGEGQGFSGGGDLAMVQDMTTDDAVRQRVWREARDLVYNIINCDKPIVSAMHGPAVGAGLVAGLLADISIATKNAKIVDGHTRLGVAAGDHAAIVWPLLCGMAKAKYHLLLCEPVSGEEAERIGLVSLVVDEADLLPRAYEVADRLAAGSQSAIRLTKYALNNWLRQAGPTFDASLALEFMGFAGADVREGVASLRERRAPKFE